The Akkermansia sp. RCC_12PD genome contains the following window.
CGCTGGGAATGGATAAAAATTCCCTGTTCCGTTTTCTGCTCAAGCATCTGATGCGCCCGTACCTGACGCACCGTTTCACGTGCAATGAATTGTGCGGCCGCTGGCTCTTTGGCCGCAAGGGAATGAAGGATGCCGTGGTGGTCCGGAACGCCATTGATGCGGGAAAATTCAGTTATTCTCCGGAAACCCGTGAGCGGGTCAGGAGGGAAATGGGCTGGGAGGGAAAACTGGTGGCAGGCCACACGGGCAACTTTTCCTGGCCCAAGAACCATGAGTTCCTGCTGCGCGTTTTTCAGGCGTTCCTGGTCCTGCATCCGGATTCCCTTCTGGTGCTGGCGGGAAGCGGCGGGGAAAAGGAGGAACAGGTCAGACAGGAGGCGGAGCGTGCGGAATGGCGGGGACGCATCCGCCTGCTGGGCGGCAGGGACGACATTCCGGATTTACTGCAGGGAATGGACGTTTTCGTTTTCCCGTCGTGGTTTGAGGGGTTCGGCATCGCCATGCTGGAGGCCCAGGCGGCGGGGCTGCCCGTTTTGGCCTCCGACCGGGTTCCGGAAGATGCCGCGGTGGTGCCGGGCCACGTAAGCTTTCTGTCCCTCAGGGAATCCCCCGCGGTTTGGGCGCGGGAAATGGAGGAACTGGCCTGCGGATGGCGGCGGAACGATACGGCGGAGGCCATCCGGCAAGCCGGGCTGGACATTGCCGGCAATGCGCAGAAGCTTCAGGAATTCTATCTGGAACAGGGAGGTGAATCATGAAGACAATGAAGACGTTGACCGTGTTCACGCCGACCTTCAACAGGGCGGAATGCCTGCGCCGCTGTTATGAAAGCCTGCTGAGGCAGACCTGCCGCGACTTTGTCTGGCTGGTCGTCGATGACGGATCATCCGACGGAACCGCAGACCTGGTGCGGGAATGGCAACGGGCGGGGCATGTGGAAATACGCTACCACTATCAGGAAAACGGAGGAATGCACACGGCCCATAATGCCGCGTACAGGCTCATGGACACGGAACTCAACGTCTGCCTGGATTCCGACGACCTGATGACGGAAGACGCCGTGGCTGCCATTCTGGAACTCTGGAAGCGGCGCGGAAGCGAACGTCTGGCCGGAATTGCGGGGCTGGACGCCGACGTCCGTACCGGGGAACTCATCGGAACGGCCTTTGAAGAGGATGGCAGGGAGATGACGCTGACCGGATTCTATGCATCGGGGGGCAGGGGAGACAAGAAGCTCGTGTACCGGACCGCGCTGATGAAGCGGCTGCCGCCTTATCCCGTGTTTCCCGGTGAAAAGTATGTGGGGCTGGGCTACAAGTACATGCTGGCGGACGAAGCGGCGCCCCTGCTGGCCATGAACAGGGTGCTTTGCCTGGTGGAATACCGGGAGGACGGTTCCTCGAAAAACATGTTCAGGCAGTACGTCCGGAATCCCAGGGGATTTGCCTTTCTGCGGAAGGAGGGGATGAAGCGCCAGCCTTCCGGGCGCAGGCGCTTCATGGAGGCGGTGCATTACGTGTCCGCCTCCCTGCTGGCGCGCCATGCCCGCTTTTTGCAGGAATCCCCGCGTCCGTTCCTGACGCTGGCGGCCGTGCCCTTCGGAATAGCGCTGATGTGCCTGATTATCGTGAAAACCAGAAACAACGGATGACCGGAATATGAAGATTGCGTACGTACTGGATGATCTGGACGCGGCGGGAGGAATTCAGGCCGTCACGCGCGCCAAGGCTGCGGCGCTGGCCGCCGTGCCGGGCAATGAAGTCGTTCTGGTTGCGGCCAACGACGCCCGCCGGACTGCGGCGGATTTGCCGCCGGGCGTCAGGGTGGTGACCCTGGGTGTGAATTATTATGAGGACGACTGGAAGGGATTCCTGTATGTGATGAAGGGCATCCTTGTCAGGCGCAGGCGCCATGCGGAGGCTCTCCGGAAAACCCTTGGGGAGCTGGAGCCGGATATCGTCATTTCCGTAGGGCAGTCGGAAAAGTTCATGATTTCCCGGATTTCCCGCGGCAGACCATGGAAAACCGTGCGCGAATACCACTACTCCGGTACCTACCGGAAAGATTACGCGAGGCTTCAGGGCGGGATGAGGGCGCGTGTCATGGCCGCCGTTTCCGATTTTTATGAATTCGCGCTCCGCCAGGGCGGCTATGACGCCACCGTGGTGCTTACCCGGCAGGATATGGAGACGAACTGGAAGGGAAGGAAGGGCGTGCACGTGATTCCGAACCCGTGCATCCGCCGGACGGAACGGACTGCCTCCTTGGACCGTCCCCGCGCGGTTGCCGTGGGGCGTCTTGTTCCGGTCAAGGGATTTGACCTTTTGATCCGTGCGTGGGAAAAAGTGGCTGCCGTCCATCCCGGATGGGAGCTGGAGATATGGGGGGACGGTCCGGAAAAGGAATCCCTTGAAAACCTGGTCCGGGAAAAGGGGCTGGAAAGGCAGGTATTTCTGCGCGGAGCCACCTCTGAGGTGCAGGAAAAACTGCTGCAGTCCTCCATGCTGGTGTTTTCCTCCCTTTTTGAGGGATTCGGCATGGTGCTGGTGGAGGCGATGGCGTGCGGCGTGCCCTGCGTGGCGTTTGAATGCCCGTGCGGACCGCGGGATCTGATTGATCCGGAAAAAGACGGCCTGCTGGTTCCACCAGGAGATACGGGCCGTCTGGCGGAGGCCGTCATCCGGATGATTGAACATCCCGAATTGAGGCGCGCCATGGGAGCCGCCGCCCGGAAGAAGGCCGGACGTTATGGGCTGGACGCCATTGCCCGTTCCTGGATGGACCTGTTCCATGCATTGAAAAATTCTGAAAACACGAACCTTGCCTGATGACCATGCCACTCGTTTCCATTATCATTCCGTGCTACAATGTAGCCGCATTCATGAAAAAATGCCTGGATACCGTCTGCGCCCAGACGCTTCGGGACATAGAAATCATCTGCATCAATGACGGTTCCACGGACGGAACGCCGGACATCCTGCGGGAATATGAAGCCGCGGACGAAAGAATCCGCATCATCGACCAGCCCAATGCGGGCGTGGCGGCGGCCCGGAATGCCGGGCTGGATGCCGCGTGCGGAAAGTACATCGGGTTTGCCGACCCGGACGACTATGTCTCCCCCGTCATGTTCCAGCGCCTGTATCTGGCGGCGGAACAGTATGGAGCGGAGCTGGTTTGCATGGGGGCCACGATTGCCGGGGACATGCCGCTCTCCGTCCGGTGGAGCATGCTCAACGGCCTGCAATGCCCGGAATGGCACTGCAGCCATTACGACTTTGCGTCCATGGGAACGTTCAGCGAGCTGTGCTGGGACAAGCTTTACCGGGCGGATTTCCTGAAAAAGACGGGCCTCCGCTTCCGGGAGGGAATGAGGCAGGGGAGCGATGCCCTGTTCAACAACCTGCTTCACCCCTATGTGCGGAATATTGTCAAAATACCGGATTGCCTGTACATTTACCGTCCTACTCGTCCGGATTCCCTGGTTAACGTTTACAAGGCCCCGGACAAAAAGGGTTCCGGGTTTTATCCGGCTCTGGAGCGCGTGGACCTGATCGCCGCTGCCTACCGGGAATTGGGCTGTCTGGAAAAAGCCAGGATAACGGTCCTGAACTGGCTGAACGGCAGTATCCAGCTTTTCTCGTCCAACCTGCTCCACCAGACGGCGGGAGAGAAAAAGGAAGCCCTGGATGCGGTCCGCGCCCTGTTGGACAAATACGGGTGGCGAGAATTTGCCCAGTCCCCGGAATCCCCTTTCCGTCTCCTGAAATACATTGCCTGCGGGCACGACTTCCGCGTGAGGTGTGCCCTGTTCGGCCTTTACCGGTTCCTGCATTCCCGCGCCGGAAACAAGCTGGTGGAGCTATGCACCCGGATTATCAACCTGCGCGGAAGCTCCCGGTAGGCGGGCATTCCGGTTCATCTTCCTGCCGTGCAGGCAGGCGCCTGGGGCACTGTCTTCCGGGGCTGGAGGAGGCAGTCGTAAAAAGGCGTGTAAAGCAGGTTGTTGGGAATCAGGTAAAGGTAGCCGTTTTGGGAATCGTAAACGAGGTTGAAGCGTTTCAGAAGGTTGTTGCCCATGACTCCGTCCATCTCCGGCATGCTCTGGATGCCGCTGGTGACGGTGGAAAACGCTCCGGGAATGCGCGGCAATTTGCAGGCGCCGAGCTGGATGCTGTCGAAAATGACGTTCTCCAGCCTGCCCGTATTGGCATCGGAACTGGAAATGCTGGAGACGGAGAACGGAACCTGGCTGCCCAGGAGGCGGTGCTTGTTGACAAAGGGGGTATTGAGGTCCAGAACGCGGTCGGAACCCGTATCTACCGACAGGCGGAGCTGGTAAACCTTCCCGTTGACCGTTGCTTGGGCGGGAACTACCGGGATTCCCATCACGTATTCCATCTTCAGGCGGATGGCGTTTGGCGGCGGCGTGTAGGAACCGTGCGGATACAGGTAAATTTTCCGGTCCGTGTAATTGACTTCCGTGACCTGCCGCTGGATGAACCAGAGGCCGAGAACGCCGTCCCACTGGTCACGGGCATAGGGAATGGCGATGAAAGGGACGCTGGACAGGGACTGCTTTCCGACGGAAAATTTGTTTTCCGCGCTTTTGCGGACCTCATTGGAACCCGTGGCACCGTAATTCACAATAGTTTCATTGAACTCCATCGGAATGCCTTCCAGGGAATTGCTGTTGATGACCATGGAAGTGGCCCCGGTATCAAAAAGAAAAAGCAGGGGACGGCTGCCGTTGACGCGGCATTGCACGTAAATGCGGCTGGCGGTTCCGAGCTCGAACGGAATGCTGTCACTGGGAATGTTGGCGCTCCAGGCGCAGGGAAGGAGCCCCAGCAGAGCGGCAAAAAACGGCAGCAATCTTTTCATGCGTATCATCCCTGTATGTTTGGTTGACAAATAGTGCGTATTTTCCAGAGATGCCCGTTGAGAGAATCTCTTGGGACGGTTGCCCGTTGGCGTGCATCCTTATAACCGACCAAGGCCGGCCCAACAATGCAAAAAGGGAACTTCAAAGATTCCAGATGATTTGAAGGTTGCAGCAAATTATCTTTTTGGAAGAGAGGAGAAAACAGGATGCAAGTAGGAAATAGGAAATTTATTATACCGCAGAGAAAAAAGATATTTTCTGAATTTCTCTCCCAGGAGATGACTCGGAAAACCAACCTCGCGATCATATGGATGCTTATGACGGAAATGAATTGGTTACATAAATATTATGATAGACATTATTATTTCCTAACATAAATACGGAAAATCCGTGTGAATTGCGTTGACATCGGATACGGACATATGGTACGAGAAGGATGATTCTCAGGAACTACCCTCGTTTTTTTGTTAATCATTAACCCCAAACCTTGTGTATCCTATGAACACTCCGAATTTTTGGGCGGTTATTTCCGATACTGTTGACATGCACCTTTTTTTTACAAATCCATGAACCGAAAATTAAAAAATTCTATATTATTTTATTGATTTCTGAAGGAGTATTTTTAGCTTGATACGATGTAAGGGAGAGTAATTCCCACAGGAAGAAATATTGAGTGACAACGGTTTTTAGAAACGATTATTCATGACAAAGTAATTCATCTGCGTCTTTTCCAATTGAAGTTTAGGGTAATTCACATTAGCGAACAGGAAACTATTATTAACTCTATGAATATTTGCATGAATATTTTATGTAATAGAATTTATATAATTCTGTTAATGATTATTCTCAGTGGGTGCGATAAATCTCCCCCTCAACCCGATACATGGGAAAAAATGATGGCGAATACTATGGGTGTTCCTCAAAATTCGTGGAGGCTGCATACTTCAATGCGGGGGAGAATAAGAATAATTTATATTTTCCAAACTGATCAGCAATGGACGGATTGCATTCACCTGCAGGCCTTGAAATTACAAGACGGACTGGACGCAAAAGTTTCTTATTCAGGCATAAGCACAGATAATATTCTGGATATTTCAGGAGTAAAAAATTCTTTTAATGAAGAAATAATAAAAAATCCTGAAATCTATTCATTGATAAATGAGGATTTCTTAAAAGGGGATCTTACTCCGTATAGTATGTTACACATTCGGGAAAAATTCCTGGACCAGGAAAATGGAAGGGATAAATATAAATTTATGGAATTTCCGTTTGGAGAAATTTTCATATTATATAAAAAAATACTTCAGGGAGATAAATATTTAGCAATAGTAGCCATTTCTCCTCATGACAGATGGTAGGAAATGCATTTCATTAGTTTACAGTTAATAAAGTCTGTTTTTCCATCAGGTATCTCTATGGTGATTAATAGAAAGGTTATCCCGCTGATCCTTATTCGGGGATGGCCAGTTCCATTGGCCGTGGAATGAAGGATACTGACTCTGAATGGGGATTATGGAAATAGACAAAAGTATAAAACGCCAAACAGGCGCAGGGGAAATTTTAATGAAGGAGAGAATAGAATGAAGTATTCACTCATAATCATTTTTTTAATAATCCTGCAATCATGTTGCTCTTTAAATGTTAAAGAAGTTTCTCATTCTCAGCTGGTATATCCTTTAGTCACGCAGACAGCTCCTCCTTCTCTATATTACTATGGAACGCATGAAGGCTATGATTA
Protein-coding sequences here:
- a CDS encoding glycosyltransferase family 2 protein yields the protein MKTLTVFTPTFNRAECLRRCYESLLRQTCRDFVWLVVDDGSSDGTADLVREWQRAGHVEIRYHYQENGGMHTAHNAAYRLMDTELNVCLDSDDLMTEDAVAAILELWKRRGSERLAGIAGLDADVRTGELIGTAFEEDGREMTLTGFYASGGRGDKKLVYRTALMKRLPPYPVFPGEKYVGLGYKYMLADEAAPLLAMNRVLCLVEYREDGSSKNMFRQYVRNPRGFAFLRKEGMKRQPSGRRRFMEAVHYVSASLLARHARFLQESPRPFLTLAAVPFGIALMCLIIVKTRNNG
- a CDS encoding glycosyltransferase codes for the protein MTPQRVLMVFTIMNRGGAETMVMNYYRHIDRRRLQFDFLVHRETPGIYEEEIRELGGRIYRLPPITLSGLAAYRREVARFFDEHPEYRLVHGHCSELGYWVYREAAARNIPFIAAHAHSSPLGMDKNSLFRFLLKHLMRPYLTHRFTCNELCGRWLFGRKGMKDAVVVRNAIDAGKFSYSPETRERVRREMGWEGKLVAGHTGNFSWPKNHEFLLRVFQAFLVLHPDSLLVLAGSGGEKEEQVRQEAERAEWRGRIRLLGGRDDIPDLLQGMDVFVFPSWFEGFGIAMLEAQAAGLPVLASDRVPEDAAVVPGHVSFLSLRESPAVWAREMEELACGWRRNDTAEAIRQAGLDIAGNAQKLQEFYLEQGGES
- a CDS encoding retropepsin-like aspartic protease encodes the protein MKRLLPFFAALLGLLPCAWSANIPSDSIPFELGTASRIYVQCRVNGSRPLLFLFDTGATSMVINSNSLEGIPMEFNETIVNYGATGSNEVRKSAENKFSVGKQSLSSVPFIAIPYARDQWDGVLGLWFIQRQVTEVNYTDRKIYLYPHGSYTPPPNAIRLKMEYVMGIPVVPAQATVNGKVYQLRLSVDTGSDRVLDLNTPFVNKHRLLGSQVPFSVSSISSSDANTGRLENVIFDSIQLGACKLPRIPGAFSTVTSGIQSMPEMDGVMGNNLLKRFNLVYDSQNGYLYLIPNNLLYTPFYDCLLQPRKTVPQAPACTAGR
- a CDS encoding glycosyltransferase family 4 protein produces the protein MKIAYVLDDLDAAGGIQAVTRAKAAALAAVPGNEVVLVAANDARRTAADLPPGVRVVTLGVNYYEDDWKGFLYVMKGILVRRRRHAEALRKTLGELEPDIVISVGQSEKFMISRISRGRPWKTVREYHYSGTYRKDYARLQGGMRARVMAAVSDFYEFALRQGGYDATVVLTRQDMETNWKGRKGVHVIPNPCIRRTERTASLDRPRAVAVGRLVPVKGFDLLIRAWEKVAAVHPGWELEIWGDGPEKESLENLVREKGLERQVFLRGATSEVQEKLLQSSMLVFSSLFEGFGMVLVEAMACGVPCVAFECPCGPRDLIDPEKDGLLVPPGDTGRLAEAVIRMIEHPELRRAMGAAARKKAGRYGLDAIARSWMDLFHALKNSENTNLA
- a CDS encoding glycosyltransferase, coding for MTMPLVSIIIPCYNVAAFMKKCLDTVCAQTLRDIEIICINDGSTDGTPDILREYEAADERIRIIDQPNAGVAAARNAGLDAACGKYIGFADPDDYVSPVMFQRLYLAAEQYGAELVCMGATIAGDMPLSVRWSMLNGLQCPEWHCSHYDFASMGTFSELCWDKLYRADFLKKTGLRFREGMRQGSDALFNNLLHPYVRNIVKIPDCLYIYRPTRPDSLVNVYKAPDKKGSGFYPALERVDLIAAAYRELGCLEKARITVLNWLNGSIQLFSSNLLHQTAGEKKEALDAVRALLDKYGWREFAQSPESPFRLLKYIACGHDFRVRCALFGLYRFLHSRAGNKLVELCTRIINLRGSSR